The proteins below come from a single Synechococcus sp. WH 8101 genomic window:
- the nuoH gene encoding NADH-quinone oxidoreductase subunit NuoH translates to MSPGLDLELSFSEALQGFGLSPQAAHLLWLPLPMLLVLVAAVVGVLVTVWLERKISAAVQQRIGPEYAGALGVLQPLADGLKLLVKEDVIPARADGLLFTLGPVLVVVPVILSWLIVPFGQNLLISNVGVGIFLWISLSSVQPIGLLMSGYASNNKYSLLGGLRAAAQSISYEIPLALSVLAIVMMSNSLSTIDIVDQQTGAGLLSWNVWRQPVGFLIFWICALAECERLPFDLPEAEEELVAGYQTEYAGMKFALFYLGSYINLVLSALLVSVLYLGGWGFPIPVEWLAGWLGQSVDAPVVQVITGTVGIVMTVLKAYLLVFLAILLRWTTPRVRIDQLLDLGWKFLLPLSLVNLLVTAALKLAFPVAFGG, encoded by the coding sequence GTGAGTCCAGGTCTGGATCTGGAACTCAGCTTCAGCGAGGCGTTGCAGGGATTCGGGCTGTCCCCCCAGGCGGCCCATCTGCTCTGGTTGCCGCTGCCCATGCTGCTGGTGCTGGTGGCTGCGGTCGTGGGCGTGTTGGTCACCGTCTGGCTGGAGCGCAAGATCTCCGCGGCTGTGCAGCAGCGCATCGGTCCCGAATATGCCGGTGCCCTCGGTGTCCTGCAGCCCCTGGCCGATGGCCTGAAGCTGCTGGTGAAAGAAGACGTGATTCCGGCCCGCGCCGACGGCCTGCTTTTCACCCTCGGCCCCGTGCTGGTGGTGGTGCCGGTGATCCTGTCCTGGCTGATTGTTCCCTTTGGCCAGAACCTGCTGATCAGCAACGTGGGTGTGGGGATTTTTCTCTGGATCTCCCTAAGCAGCGTGCAACCCATCGGCCTGCTGATGAGTGGCTACGCCTCCAACAACAAATACTCGCTCCTGGGCGGTCTGCGCGCCGCTGCCCAATCGATCAGTTACGAGATTCCCCTCGCGCTCTCTGTGCTGGCGATCGTGATGATGAGCAACTCACTCAGCACGATTGACATCGTCGATCAGCAGACCGGCGCCGGGTTGCTCAGTTGGAACGTGTGGCGGCAACCGGTTGGCTTCCTGATCTTCTGGATCTGTGCCCTCGCCGAGTGCGAACGACTTCCCTTCGACCTCCCAGAGGCGGAGGAAGAACTGGTCGCCGGTTATCAAACCGAATACGCCGGTATGAAATTCGCCCTCTTCTACCTGGGCAGTTACATCAATCTGGTGCTGTCGGCGCTTCTGGTCTCGGTGCTCTACCTCGGGGGCTGGGGCTTCCCGATTCCCGTCGAGTGGCTCGCCGGATGGTTGGGTCAATCCGTCGATGCCCCTGTGGTGCAGGTGATCACCGGCACCGTGGGCATCGTGATGACGGTGCTGAAGGCCTACCTGCTCGTGTTCCTCGCCATCCTGTTGCGCTGGACCACGCCACGGGTGCGCATTGACCAGCTTCTCGACCTGGGCTGGAAGTTCCTGCTTCCCCTCTCACTGGTGAATCTGCTGGTCACCGCCGCCCTCAAGCTCGCCTTCCCCGTTGCCTTCGGAGGCTGA
- a CDS encoding DUF3352 domain-containing protein: MKARPFLLAVALAAFVLLGSALGIGWAMARQSPIRLVDRPLALPRAARFVPRDAALSLHWLVDPARLPAYAEAVAPIGQRRAVREGMTQLRQGVFALAGLDFEAELADWLGPQVSVALLEPRGSDRATGWVLALASRDQDGARRFLQRFWQTRSLAGTDLQISRYRGIGVISGRGALLGRDPQPIATALIDDDLLLLASGRGALEQALDSSQLDAVHQLGDPQLQAQVQELGRGVALLTASPQALEQWLGLPAAVSQRGDLNGMVAALKPEGADLQLDGLLRFRAPVVRSVRANADGHALIQAAGGPAEALAVLEAPANLMTTANDPLVQWLGPLLRGQLDQAGSPALRAVATLDAGPLLWERLADGWLLGTDSAEPEAGVVDAALQESDLVRSTLEGDQGPLSVWTRLQRQRSHGKESLATELAVAREASDGAAWWGLSLQALGQRRETKALRPRLEQLDALAAEAWAGGVGALQQLALDDQLARDQLQRWRPWTLLQVVAGRSLLPTVQGMAMAVVPGEPVAADSPPGSDQASASDTLRLRAHLSLG, encoded by the coding sequence CTGCTCGGATCTGCCCTTGGCATCGGCTGGGCGATGGCCCGGCAAAGTCCGATCCGCCTCGTCGATCGCCCCCTCGCCTTGCCGCGGGCGGCCCGTTTTGTGCCCAGGGATGCGGCCCTCAGCCTGCATTGGCTGGTGGATCCCGCCCGTCTGCCCGCCTATGCCGAAGCCGTGGCGCCCATCGGTCAGCGACGTGCGGTGCGGGAGGGGATGACCCAGCTGCGTCAAGGGGTCTTCGCGCTTGCCGGGCTTGATTTCGAGGCGGAGCTGGCCGATTGGCTCGGGCCCCAGGTGAGCGTGGCTCTGCTGGAACCACGGGGATCGGATCGAGCGACCGGCTGGGTGTTGGCCTTGGCCAGCCGTGATCAGGATGGCGCCCGCCGCTTCCTGCAACGCTTCTGGCAGACCCGCAGTCTCGCTGGCACCGACCTGCAAATCAGCCGCTACCGCGGCATTGGCGTGATCAGTGGGCGGGGGGCGCTACTCGGTCGTGATCCTCAGCCGATCGCGACGGCGCTGATCGATGACGACCTGCTGCTGCTCGCCTCGGGCCGGGGTGCTCTGGAGCAGGCCCTGGACAGTTCCCAGCTGGATGCCGTGCATCAGCTGGGTGATCCGCAACTGCAGGCTCAGGTGCAGGAGCTCGGTCGGGGTGTGGCGCTGCTCACCGCCAGCCCGCAGGCGCTCGAGCAATGGCTCGGCCTGCCGGCGGCCGTGAGCCAGCGCGGTGATCTCAACGGCATGGTGGCGGCCCTGAAGCCTGAAGGAGCCGACCTGCAACTGGATGGCCTGCTCCGTTTCCGAGCGCCTGTGGTGCGCTCTGTGCGCGCGAATGCCGATGGCCACGCTCTGATCCAGGCTGCCGGTGGCCCGGCTGAGGCCCTGGCGGTGCTGGAAGCACCGGCGAACCTGATGACCACAGCCAACGACCCCCTGGTGCAGTGGCTCGGCCCCCTGCTCAGGGGTCAGCTGGATCAGGCCGGCTCTCCTGCCCTGCGGGCGGTGGCAACGCTCGATGCCGGCCCCTTGCTCTGGGAGCGGCTTGCTGACGGCTGGCTGCTGGGCACCGACTCGGCTGAGCCGGAGGCCGGGGTGGTGGATGCGGCGTTGCAGGAGAGCGATCTAGTGCGCTCCACGCTGGAAGGGGACCAGGGGCCGCTCAGCGTCTGGACGCGACTGCAGCGCCAGCGCAGCCATGGCAAGGAGTCGCTCGCCACCGAATTGGCCGTGGCCCGTGAAGCGAGCGATGGCGCTGCCTGGTGGGGACTCTCGCTGCAGGCTCTCGGGCAGCGTCGTGAGACCAAGGCGTTGCGCCCCCGCCTCGAACAACTCGATGCCCTGGCGGCCGAGGCCTGGGCGGGAGGCGTTGGTGCGCTGCAGCAACTGGCTTTGGACGATCAGCTGGCCCGGGACCAGTTGCAGCGGTGGCGTCCCTGGACGTTGCTCCAGGTCGTTGCCGGTCGCTCCTTGCTGCCCACGGTGCAGGGGATGGCCATGGCTGTTGTGCCGGGTGAGCCTGTGGCTGCTGACAGTCCGCCGGGATCGGACCAGGCTTCAGCCAGCGACACCCTGCGATTGCGTGCCCACCTCAGCCTCGGTTGA
- the sixA gene encoding phosphohistidine phosphatase SixA yields the protein MPTSASVDLYLLRHGIAAERVQGADDPERALTRVGQQRALAVMRRLRSLGFQADRLLTSPYRRALQTAELAVQADMAPQLELEPRLQPGGDHRALVTELGGRCLLVGHEPDLSDLAAALVGAPAGSLRMRKAGLCHLHWSRPGVHSFGTARLEALLRPRFLLPGPV from the coding sequence GTGCCCACCTCAGCCTCGGTTGATCTTTATTTGCTGCGTCATGGCATCGCCGCGGAGCGCGTTCAAGGGGCGGATGATCCGGAGCGGGCCCTGACCCGGGTGGGTCAGCAACGCGCCTTGGCCGTGATGCGGCGGTTGCGCAGCCTGGGCTTTCAGGCGGACCGCCTGCTCACCAGCCCCTATCGCCGGGCCCTGCAGACGGCCGAGCTGGCGGTGCAGGCCGACATGGCGCCCCAGCTGGAACTCGAGCCACGCCTCCAACCCGGCGGCGACCATCGCGCCCTGGTGACCGAGCTTGGCGGTCGCTGCCTTTTGGTGGGGCACGAGCCGGATCTCAGCGACCTGGCAGCGGCCTTGGTCGGTGCGCCCGCCGGCAGTCTGCGGATGCGGAAAGCCGGCCTCTGTCATCTGCATTGGTCGAGGCCAGGCGTCCACAGCTTCGGGACAGCGCGCCTCGAAGCGTTGCTGAGGCCACGGTTTCTCCTGCCAGGCCCGGTTTAG
- a CDS encoding NADH-quinone oxidoreductase subunit J → MTIAASTQLICFVALAAVVVIGALGVVLLSNIVYSAFLLGGVFLAVAGLYLLLNASFVAAAQVLVYVGAVNVLILFAIMLVNKREDLAPIQGLPIRRLLSAGVCAGLFALLVRVVVTTPWAVPGPAAIGEGATERIGEHLFTDYLLPFELASVLLLMAMIGAIVLARRDVQSTDLGTGAVADQGLIEKARTPLLVDQGPS, encoded by the coding sequence ATGACGATCGCAGCGTCCACCCAGCTCATCTGTTTTGTTGCGCTTGCTGCAGTGGTAGTGATCGGCGCTCTCGGCGTCGTGCTCCTGAGCAACATTGTGTATTCCGCCTTCCTGTTGGGTGGCGTGTTTCTGGCGGTTGCCGGTCTCTATCTCCTCCTCAATGCCAGCTTTGTGGCTGCGGCCCAGGTGTTGGTCTATGTGGGGGCGGTGAACGTGCTGATCCTGTTCGCGATCATGCTCGTCAACAAACGGGAAGACCTGGCGCCGATTCAGGGTCTGCCGATTCGGCGGCTGCTTTCCGCCGGCGTCTGTGCCGGTTTGTTCGCCCTATTGGTGCGGGTGGTGGTCACCACTCCCTGGGCTGTGCCAGGTCCGGCGGCGATCGGTGAGGGGGCGACCGAGCGGATCGGCGAGCATCTCTTCACGGATTACCTGCTTCCCTTCGAGCTCGCGTCTGTTTTGTTGCTGATGGCGATGATCGGGGCGATCGTTCTGGCCCGTCGCGATGTGCAGTCCACCGACCTGGGCACCGGCGCTGTGGCCGATCAGGGCTTGATTGAAAAGGCGCGCACACCTCTGCTTGTCGATCAGGGTCCCTCCTGA
- a CDS encoding citrate synthase, with translation MGVAQNEEIRHEKTGIVFRPGLEGVPATQSAICDIDGQLGRLSYRGYPLEDLAVHSTFLETTYLLIWGELPSPQQLRDFEEEVQMHRRVSFRVRDMMKCFPASGHPMDALQSSAASLGLFYSRRAIDDPQYIYDAVVRLIAKIPTMVAAFQLIRKGQDPIQPRDDLAYSANFLYMLTEREPDPLAARIFDRCLMLHAEHSLNASTFSARVTASTLTDPYAVVASAVGTLAGPLHGGANEDVLAMLEEIGSPANAAAYLDEAIASKRKVMGFGHREYRVKDPRAVILQSLAEEMFARFGHDDLYDVARALEEAADSRLGPKGIYPNVDFYSGLVYRKLGIPRDLFTPVFAIARVAGWLAHWREQLGANRIFRPSQIYTGRPLRSWVARESRVPAAGA, from the coding sequence GTGGGGGTGGCACAGAACGAGGAGATTCGCCATGAGAAAACCGGGATTGTGTTCAGGCCCGGCCTGGAAGGCGTGCCTGCCACCCAGTCGGCGATCTGCGACATCGATGGCCAGCTCGGGCGTCTTTCTTACCGCGGTTATCCCCTGGAGGATCTGGCGGTTCACAGCACCTTCCTGGAAACCACCTATCTCCTGATCTGGGGCGAGCTTCCTTCGCCGCAGCAACTGCGGGACTTCGAAGAGGAAGTGCAGATGCACCGGCGCGTCAGTTTCCGGGTGCGCGACATGATGAAGTGTTTTCCTGCCAGCGGTCATCCGATGGATGCGCTGCAGTCGAGTGCGGCATCCCTGGGGCTCTTCTATTCCCGCAGGGCGATCGATGATCCCCAATACATCTACGACGCCGTGGTGCGGTTGATCGCCAAGATCCCCACGATGGTGGCTGCGTTCCAGCTGATCCGGAAGGGGCAGGATCCGATTCAGCCGCGGGACGACCTGGCCTACTCGGCCAATTTCCTTTACATGCTCACCGAGCGGGAACCGGATCCGCTCGCGGCCCGCATCTTCGATCGCTGCCTGATGCTGCACGCCGAGCACAGCCTGAATGCGAGCACCTTCAGCGCCCGTGTCACCGCGAGCACCCTTACCGACCCCTATGCCGTGGTGGCCTCGGCCGTCGGCACGCTGGCCGGCCCGTTGCATGGGGGCGCCAATGAGGATGTGCTTGCCATGCTCGAAGAGATCGGCTCACCCGCCAATGCCGCCGCCTATCTCGATGAGGCAATCGCCAGCAAGCGCAAGGTGATGGGCTTCGGTCACCGGGAATATCGCGTCAAGGATCCCCGTGCCGTGATCCTGCAGTCGCTGGCGGAGGAGATGTTCGCCCGTTTCGGTCACGATGATCTCTATGACGTCGCCCGAGCCCTGGAGGAGGCCGCCGACAGCCGCCTCGGTCCAAAGGGTATTTATCCCAACGTCGATTTCTACTCCGGCCTGGTGTATCGCAAGCTTGGGATCCCCAGGGATCTGTTCACACCGGTGTTCGCCATCGCCCGGGTCGCCGGCTGGTTGGCGCACTGGCGGGAACAGCTCGGTGCCAATCGCATTTTTCGTCCATCGCAGATCTACACCGGACGCCCTCTGCGCAGCTGGGTTGCGCGCGAGAGCCGCGTTCCGGCTGCGGGCGCCTAA
- a CDS encoding NAD(+) kinase has product MQLQRVWLIYRADSPIALREARRCADALTALGVTVSLAMSGASADPFPGLLASESELPDLAVVLGGDGTVLGAARHLSVLKVPILCFNVGGHLGFLTHEPSLLGGQELWQRLLDDRYAMERRMMLQATVNRRPDLNCPVGASSGPRADAATPDVERHWALNDLYLRPYRDEIAPTCMLELEIDGEVVDQIRGDGLILATPTGSTGYAMAAGGPILHPGMEAIIISPICPMSLSSRPVVVPPRSRLVIWPLGQPSSQVKLWKDGASGPVLEPGECCVIQRAPHHALMVQLDQRPSYYRTLAYKLHWAGSLVDSAPSPN; this is encoded by the coding sequence ATGCAGCTCCAAAGGGTCTGGCTGATTTATCGGGCTGACAGTCCGATTGCCTTGCGTGAGGCCCGCCGTTGCGCCGATGCGTTGACGGCGCTCGGCGTGACCGTTTCCCTGGCGATGAGCGGCGCCAGCGCCGACCCTTTTCCAGGCCTCCTGGCCTCGGAATCTGAGCTTCCCGATCTGGCGGTGGTGCTGGGTGGCGACGGCACCGTGCTTGGCGCGGCGCGCCATCTGTCGGTGCTCAAGGTCCCAATCCTCTGCTTCAACGTGGGTGGCCACCTCGGCTTTCTCACCCATGAGCCCAGCCTCCTCGGCGGTCAGGAGCTCTGGCAGCGCCTGCTCGACGACCGTTACGCCATGGAACGGCGCATGATGCTGCAGGCCACGGTCAATCGTCGGCCGGATCTCAATTGTCCGGTGGGTGCCTCATCGGGGCCGAGGGCCGATGCTGCGACCCCCGATGTGGAGCGGCACTGGGCCCTCAATGATCTCTATCTGCGCCCCTATCGCGATGAAATTGCGCCCACCTGCATGCTCGAGCTTGAGATCGATGGCGAAGTGGTGGATCAGATCCGGGGCGACGGGCTCATCCTGGCCACCCCCACCGGTTCCACCGGCTATGCGATGGCGGCAGGGGGGCCAATCCTCCATCCGGGCATGGAGGCGATCATCATCAGCCCGATCTGCCCGATGAGCCTGTCCAGTCGGCCGGTGGTCGTGCCACCCCGCTCCAGGCTGGTGATCTGGCCCCTGGGGCAGCCCAGCAGTCAGGTGAAGCTCTGGAAAGACGGTGCCAGTGGCCCTGTGCTGGAGCCAGGTGAGTGCTGTGTGATTCAGCGGGCTCCCCACCACGCCCTGATGGTGCAGCTGGATCAGCGGCCGTCCTATTACCGCACCCTGGCCTACAAGCTCCATTGGGCGGGCAGCCTGGTGGACAGCGCTCCGTCGCCGAACTGA
- the nuoK gene encoding NADH-quinone oxidoreductase subunit NuoK: MSDLLSGSVPLEAYLLLAAVLFCTGVWGLINSRNAVRVLMSIELMLNAVNINLMAFSSYVDGDLIRGQVFAVFVITVAAAEAAVGLAILLSLYRNRVTVDMERFNLLRW, encoded by the coding sequence ATGTCCGACCTGCTGAGCGGTTCCGTACCTCTTGAGGCCTACCTGCTCCTGGCGGCGGTGCTCTTCTGCACGGGGGTGTGGGGCCTGATCAACAGCCGCAACGCGGTGCGCGTGCTGATGAGCATCGAGTTGATGCTGAACGCCGTCAACATCAACTTGATGGCGTTCTCCTCGTATGTGGATGGCGATCTCATCCGCGGTCAGGTGTTTGCCGTGTTCGTGATCACCGTGGCGGCGGCGGAGGCGGCGGTGGGTCTGGCGATTCTGCTGTCGCTGTATCGGAATCGGGTCACAGTGGATATGGAACGCTTCAACCTGCTGCGCTGGTGA